Proteins encoded together in one Stigmatella aurantiaca window:
- a CDS encoding OmpA family protein: protein METSRRVAPARTPAAWAWVLALATALLGTSALAQPQGLPDIELERLTLNPSGKGSLLVGTGEVLNRGGYRFSLTGHYQKDPLVLFKDGEELGALVNQRVTAHLAAAYGVFNWLELGVQVPVLLTQGGDDLTPYGLERPAEGLALGTPYVSARVALLAQADEQPVDLAIGAQVGLPVGSAAALAKDGSVRLIPSVMVGRRFGLLRAALDAGLTLRSRTVLVEDENIQDELGKELRLGAVLATTNEGVRGELNVLVSAPFERSGNAVEALAGVRLPLGSAFEGYAMLGAGVGDAPGTPSFRGLLGVALVNTPFRCVAGGKHTTEQCPDLDDDNDGVANAADTCQGVGQGVRVDAQGCPVKDSDGDGRVDPDDRCPQVPGVERFQGCPDTDGDGIEDSADKCPQVPGVEQFQGCPDTDGDGIEDSSDKCPQVPGIPELKGCPAKDTDQDTLPDHRDNCPTEPGPVSNQGCPVQQQQLVEIQRDRIEIKDKVFFDSDRASILPRSNPLLDQVARIIIEHPELEKVWIEGHTDERGSLDYNRELSQKRAEAVREYLISRGVAGNRLVAKGYGREYPVASNETVEGRAANRRVEFLTTPREGGQP, encoded by the coding sequence GTGGAGACCTCTCGACGCGTGGCCCCGGCGCGGACCCCGGCCGCCTGGGCCTGGGTGCTCGCGCTGGCCACAGCACTCCTGGGCACCTCCGCGCTCGCGCAGCCCCAGGGGCTCCCCGACATCGAACTGGAGCGCCTGACGCTCAACCCCAGCGGCAAGGGCTCCTTGCTCGTGGGCACCGGCGAGGTGCTCAACCGCGGCGGCTACCGCTTCTCGCTCACCGGCCATTACCAGAAAGACCCGCTGGTCCTCTTCAAGGACGGGGAGGAGCTGGGCGCGCTGGTGAATCAGCGAGTCACGGCTCACCTGGCGGCGGCTTACGGCGTGTTCAACTGGCTGGAACTGGGAGTGCAGGTGCCGGTGCTGCTGACGCAGGGCGGAGATGATCTGACGCCCTACGGGTTGGAGCGGCCCGCCGAGGGGCTGGCGCTGGGAACCCCCTATGTGTCGGCGCGGGTGGCGCTGCTGGCCCAGGCGGATGAGCAGCCGGTGGATCTCGCCATCGGCGCACAGGTAGGGCTGCCCGTGGGCAGCGCCGCGGCCCTGGCGAAGGATGGCTCGGTGCGGCTCATTCCCAGCGTGATGGTGGGCCGGCGCTTCGGCCTGCTGCGCGCCGCGCTGGATGCGGGGCTCACGCTGCGCTCGCGCACCGTGCTGGTAGAGGACGAGAACATCCAGGACGAGCTGGGCAAGGAGCTGCGCCTGGGCGCGGTGCTGGCCACCACCAACGAGGGCGTGCGCGGGGAGCTGAACGTGCTGGTGTCCGCGCCCTTCGAGCGCTCCGGCAACGCCGTGGAGGCGCTGGCCGGGGTGCGGCTGCCACTGGGCAGTGCGTTCGAGGGCTATGCGATGTTGGGCGCGGGCGTGGGCGATGCGCCGGGCACCCCGTCCTTCCGGGGCCTGCTGGGCGTGGCGCTGGTGAACACGCCGTTCCGGTGCGTGGCGGGAGGCAAGCACACCACCGAGCAGTGCCCGGACCTGGATGACGACAACGACGGGGTGGCGAACGCCGCCGACACCTGCCAGGGCGTGGGCCAGGGCGTCCGGGTGGATGCCCAGGGCTGCCCGGTGAAGGACTCGGATGGCGACGGGCGGGTGGATCCGGATGACCGGTGCCCGCAGGTGCCCGGCGTGGAGCGGTTCCAGGGCTGCCCGGACACGGACGGCGATGGCATCGAGGACTCCGCGGACAAGTGCCCGCAGGTGCCCGGCGTGGAGCAGTTCCAGGGCTGCCCGGACACGGACGGCGATGGCATCGAGGACTCCTCGGACAAGTGCCCGCAGGTGCCTGGCATCCCCGAGCTGAAGGGCTGCCCCGCGAAGGACACGGACCAGGACACGCTGCCGGATCACCGCGACAACTGCCCCACCGAGCCGGGGCCGGTCTCCAACCAGGGCTGCCCGGTGCAGCAGCAGCAGCTGGTGGAGATCCAGCGCGACCGCATCGAGATCAAGGACAAGGTCTTCTTCGACTCCGACCGGGCCAGCATCCTGCCGCGCAGCAACCCGCTGCTGGATCAGGTGGCGCGGATCATCATCGAGCACCCGGAGCTGGAGAAGGTCTGGATCGAGGGCCACACGGACGAACGCGGCAGCCTGGACTACAACCGCGAGCTGTCCCAGAAGCGCGCGGAAGCGGTGCGCGAATACCTCATCTCGCGCGGCGTGGCCGGCAACCGCCTGGTGGCCAAGGGCTACGGGCGCGAGTACCCCGTCGCCTCCAATGAAACCGTCGAAGGCCGGGCGGCCAACCGCCGGGTCGAATTCCTCACCACGCCCCGCGAGGGCGGCCAGCCGTAA
- the agmC gene encoding adventurous gliding motility protein AgmC — MKTPSILRNTLPTALLAVLACALPALAAPDLFGVGTGRNGAFAPGGTQIVNQYARVRAPLAPGDTKIPITATAGWSAGGGDLVMVLQTTGIVPEPGSSGPDAIDLSNDPVGRWELARLSSASTTELTLAEPLSYSYAATVTQVIRVPEYTTVTLGSTSVITARTWDGSTGGVVAFLAQGIVTNNGSITATSRGMRGGQAVRDNSSTTDCSDLDQPAASGAQKGESIAQTRYGAGVTGRGRMTNGAGGGVCLRSGGGGGGNGGPGGRGGNSEDYRDVGGEGGAALLYSPLARLTLGGGGGAGHVKNASTAAGGSGGGIVFIRAGGLAGNGSLLADGFLASNVTADGASGGGGGGTIHLRFTGDADCNYTRVHAYGGNGGNSANPSGPGGGGGGGQIVFQSCGGTCVLPSSAMSGGSSGVQTGLEDPYGAEAGSDGVLSVVPGCYSPVPAPVVLTPAHNSRTNDTTPTYTGTVPVPAPAGTEVIIYVDGIAAGQVVPDSAGNWSFTPTTPLAPGTHTVYATAIAGGLEGPDSNTNTFVVDTTPPAAPVVSTPVNNTTLTDNTPTYSGTAEPFSTVTVIVDGIPVGTTTTNSSGAWVFTPTAPLVDGSHTVKATATDTAGNTSAESNTNTFIIDTTPPAAPVVVTPANGSITRDNTPTYSGTAEGGATVTVIVDGSPVGTVTADASGNWSFTPTTPLLDGSHSVRATATDSVGNVSASSNTNTFIVDTSPPAAPVVTTPANGSTTSDNTPTYSGTAEAGSTVTVIVDGVPVGTTTANTSGTWSFTPTVPLADGSHTVKATATDAAGNLSPESNTNTFTIDTTAPAVPAVITPANGSTTSDTTPTYSGTADAGSTVTVIVDGVPVGTTTASAGGTWSFTPAAPLLDGPHTVKATAADAVGNTSPESNTNTFIVDTTPPAAPVVTTPANGAVLSDNTPTYSGTAEAGATVTVIVDGAPVGTTTANTSGAWSFTPAVPLADGTHSVRATASDAAGNVSASSNTNTFIIDTTAPAAPVVVTPANSSTTQDTTPTYSGTAEANSTVTVIVDGTAVGTTTANASGAWSFTPTAPLTDGSHTVSATATDSVGNVSPESNTHTFIVDTTPPAAPVVTTPANGSTTGDNTPTYSGTAEAGSTVTVIVDGTPVGTTTANASGAWSFTPTAPLLDGSHSVRATATDTAGNVSAPSNTNTFTVDTTAPAAPVVITPANGSTTSDTTPTYSGTAEAGSTVTVIVDGIPAGTTTADAGGNWSFTPAAPLLDGSHTVRATATDSVGNTGPQSNTNTFIVDTTAPAAPVVTTPANGSTTQDTTPTYSGTAEANSTVTVIVDGSPVGTTTANASGAWSFTPTAPLLDGPHTVRATATDSVGNVSASSNTNTFIVDTTAPAAPVVITPANGSTTQDTTPTYSGTAEANSTVTVIVDGTAVGTTTANASGAWSFTPTAPLTDGSHTVSATATDSVGNVSASSNTNTFIVDTTAPAAPVVTTPANGSTTGDNTPTYSGTAEANSTVTVIVDGSPVGTTTANASGAWSFTPTTPLADGTHTVRATATDSVGNTGPQSNTNTFIVDTTAPAAPVVTTPANGSTTGDNTPTYSGTAEANSTVTVIVDGIPAGTTTANASGAWSFTPTAPLLDGSHTVSATATDAVGNVSAPSNTNTFIVDTTAPAAPVVTTPANGSTTGDNTPTYSGTAEANSTVTVIVDGSPVGTTTANASGAWSFTPTTPLADGTHTVRATATDSVGNTGPQSNTNTFIVDTTAPAAPVVTTPANGSTTGDNTPTYSGTAEANSTVTVIVDGIPAGTTTANASGAWSFTPTAPLLDGPHTVKATATDAAGNTSPESNTNTFIVDTAAPAAPAVTAPANGAILTDTTPTYSGTAEAGSTVTVIVDGSPVGTVTADASGNWSLTPTAPLLDGSHTVRATATDSVGNVSPPSNTNTFIVDTTAPAAPVVIAPSNGATLSDSTPTYSGTAEAGATVTVIVDGTPAGTVTANASGAWSFTPTVPLADGAHTVKATATDAAGNLSPESNTNTFTIDTTAAAAPVIVTPANGAVLGDNTPTYSGTADANTTVTVIVDGVPIGTAPADASGNWSFTPTAPLLDGSHTVKATATDSVGNVSPESNTHLFLIDTLAPAAPVVITPADGATLSDSTPTYSGTAEAGATVTVIVDGTPAGTATANTSGAWSFTPTVPLADGPHTVRATASDAAGNVSPPSNVNTFTIDTTAPAAPVIVAPAQGAVLMDTTPSYSGTADAGTTVTVIVDGTPVGTTTANASGTWSLTPTTALADGSHTVKATATDSVGNVSPESNTHTFIVDTTAPAAPVVITPADGAVLSDNTPTYSGTAEAGATVTVIVDGSPVGTTQADASGNWSFTPTVGLSADTHQVKATATDAAGQTGPESNTHTFVVDTTVPTAPVVLTPAHQSVTSDTTPAFTGTADANITVTLYLGNVELGTTTADASGNWSFTPSSPLQEGTYQVSAVATTLAGNASLSSNVNTFTIDTTAPQAPVVTTPADGSVTNNTTPAISGTAEPLSTVEVTLNGAVLGTAAADAAGQWTLTPPTPLQDGPYRVTATSSDLAGNVSAPSGPVNFVVDTSAPDTSIVSGPSGDTFEADASFRFNATETNVTYECSLDNAAFTPCEEAPTFPGLAEGSHSLQVRARDSAGNVDPTPASATWNVLTPPSDWALLGNGCTSTSGGPGLLAMMGLALSALLTRKRRQ, encoded by the coding sequence ATGAAGACTCCATCCATCCTGAGGAACACCCTCCCCACCGCGCTGCTGGCGGTGCTCGCGTGCGCCCTGCCCGCCCTGGCGGCACCAGACCTGTTCGGCGTGGGCACCGGAAGGAACGGGGCCTTTGCGCCCGGCGGCACCCAGATCGTCAACCAGTACGCCCGGGTCCGGGCCCCGCTGGCCCCTGGGGACACCAAGATCCCCATCACGGCCACCGCGGGCTGGTCCGCGGGCGGGGGCGATCTGGTGATGGTGCTCCAGACGACGGGCATCGTTCCCGAGCCGGGCTCGAGCGGACCGGACGCCATCGATCTGTCGAATGATCCGGTGGGCCGGTGGGAGCTGGCACGGCTGAGTTCGGCCTCCACGACGGAGCTGACCCTGGCGGAGCCGCTGAGCTATTCCTACGCGGCCACCGTCACCCAGGTCATCCGGGTGCCGGAGTACACGACCGTCACCCTCGGCTCGACGAGCGTCATCACGGCCCGCACCTGGGATGGAAGCACGGGCGGAGTCGTCGCCTTCCTCGCCCAGGGCATCGTGACCAACAACGGCTCCATCACCGCCACGAGCCGGGGCATGCGAGGCGGACAGGCGGTGCGGGACAACAGCAGCACCACCGATTGCTCAGACCTGGATCAGCCCGCGGCGTCCGGCGCACAAAAGGGTGAGAGCATTGCCCAGACCCGTTATGGGGCGGGTGTCACCGGCCGCGGCCGGATGACCAACGGGGCAGGCGGTGGCGTCTGCCTCCGGTCGGGCGGCGGTGGCGGAGGAAACGGAGGCCCCGGCGGCCGTGGTGGAAACAGCGAGGACTACCGGGACGTCGGCGGAGAGGGAGGAGCCGCCCTGCTCTACTCACCGCTCGCCCGCCTGACCCTGGGCGGTGGCGGAGGCGCAGGTCACGTCAAGAACGCCTCGACCGCCGCCGGCGGCTCGGGCGGTGGCATCGTCTTCATCCGCGCGGGCGGGCTTGCCGGCAACGGCTCCCTTCTGGCCGATGGCTTCCTGGCCTCGAACGTCACCGCGGATGGCGCGAGCGGCGGTGGTGGCGGCGGCACCATCCACCTCCGCTTCACGGGAGACGCGGACTGCAACTACACCCGCGTTCACGCCTACGGAGGCAACGGCGGCAATTCGGCCAACCCGTCCGGCCCGGGCGGCGGCGGCGGTGGCGGACAGATTGTCTTCCAGTCCTGTGGCGGCACCTGCGTGCTGCCGTCCAGCGCCATGAGCGGAGGAAGCTCCGGTGTGCAGACGGGCCTGGAGGATCCCTATGGCGCCGAGGCGGGCTCGGACGGTGTCCTCTCCGTCGTTCCGGGGTGTTACTCCCCCGTGCCCGCGCCGGTGGTGCTGACGCCGGCCCACAACTCGCGCACCAACGACACGACGCCCACGTACACGGGCACGGTGCCCGTCCCCGCGCCCGCGGGCACCGAGGTGATCATCTATGTGGATGGCATCGCGGCGGGCCAGGTGGTCCCCGACAGCGCCGGGAACTGGTCGTTCACGCCCACCACGCCCCTGGCTCCGGGGACCCACACCGTCTACGCCACGGCCATCGCCGGCGGGCTGGAGGGGCCGGACAGCAACACCAACACCTTCGTGGTGGACACGACGCCCCCCGCCGCACCGGTGGTCTCCACTCCCGTGAACAACACCACCCTCACGGACAACACGCCCACCTACTCCGGCACGGCGGAGCCCTTCAGCACCGTCACCGTCATCGTGGATGGCATCCCCGTGGGCACCACCACGACGAACTCCAGCGGCGCCTGGGTCTTCACGCCCACCGCGCCCCTGGTGGACGGCTCCCACACCGTGAAGGCCACCGCCACCGACACTGCGGGCAACACGAGCGCTGAGTCCAACACCAACACCTTCATCATCGACACCACCCCCCCGGCGGCCCCGGTGGTTGTGACTCCGGCCAACGGCTCCATCACCCGCGACAACACCCCCACGTACTCGGGCACCGCCGAGGGCGGCGCCACCGTCACCGTCATCGTCGATGGAAGCCCCGTGGGCACCGTCACCGCCGATGCCAGCGGCAACTGGAGCTTCACCCCCACGACGCCGCTGCTGGATGGCTCTCACTCGGTGAGGGCCACCGCCACCGACTCGGTCGGTAACGTCAGCGCCTCGTCCAACACCAACACCTTCATCGTGGACACCTCGCCCCCGGCGGCGCCTGTGGTCACCACCCCGGCCAACGGTTCCACCACCAGCGACAACACCCCCACCTACTCGGGCACCGCCGAAGCGGGCTCCACCGTCACCGTCATCGTGGACGGCGTTCCCGTGGGCACCACCACCGCCAACACCAGCGGCACCTGGAGCTTCACCCCCACCGTGCCCCTGGCGGACGGCTCCCACACCGTGAAGGCCACCGCCACCGACGCGGCGGGCAACCTCAGCCCTGAATCCAACACCAACACCTTCACCATCGACACCACGGCCCCGGCGGTCCCTGCCGTCATCACCCCGGCCAATGGGTCCACCACCAGCGACACCACGCCCACCTACTCGGGCACCGCCGACGCAGGCTCCACCGTGACCGTCATCGTGGACGGCGTTCCCGTGGGCACCACCACCGCCAGCGCCGGTGGCACCTGGAGCTTCACGCCTGCCGCGCCCCTGCTGGACGGCCCTCACACCGTGAAGGCCACCGCGGCGGATGCCGTGGGCAATACGAGCCCTGAGTCCAACACCAACACGTTCATCGTGGACACCACGCCTCCGGCGGCTCCGGTGGTCACCACGCCCGCGAATGGTGCGGTCCTTTCGGACAACACGCCCACGTACTCGGGCACCGCCGAGGCCGGTGCCACCGTCACCGTCATCGTCGATGGAGCTCCGGTAGGCACCACCACCGCCAACACCAGCGGCGCCTGGAGCTTCACCCCCGCCGTGCCCCTGGCCGATGGGACTCACTCGGTCAGGGCCACCGCCAGCGATGCGGCGGGCAACGTCAGCGCCTCGTCCAACACCAACACCTTCATCATCGATACCACCGCCCCGGCGGCCCCGGTGGTTGTGACTCCGGCCAACAGTTCCACCACTCAGGACACCACCCCCACCTACTCGGGTACCGCTGAGGCCAACTCCACCGTCACCGTCATCGTCGATGGCACTGCGGTGGGCACCACCACCGCCAACGCCAGCGGGGCCTGGAGCTTCACGCCTACCGCTCCTCTGACGGATGGATCTCACACCGTGAGCGCCACCGCCACCGACTCCGTGGGCAACGTCAGCCCTGAGTCCAACACCCACACCTTCATCGTGGACACCACGCCTCCGGCGGCCCCGGTCGTCACCACCCCGGCCAATGGCTCTACCACCGGCGACAACACGCCCACCTACTCGGGCACCGCTGAGGCGGGCTCCACCGTCACCGTCATCGTGGATGGCACTCCGGTGGGCACCACCACCGCCAACGCCAGCGGGGCCTGGAGCTTCACTCCTACCGCCCCCCTGCTGGACGGCTCTCACTCCGTGAGAGCCACGGCCACCGACACGGCGGGCAACGTCAGCGCCCCGTCCAACACCAACACGTTCACCGTGGACACCACGGCCCCGGCGGCTCCGGTCGTCATCACTCCAGCCAATGGGTCCACCACCAGCGACACTACGCCCACCTACTCGGGTACCGCCGAGGCGGGCTCCACCGTCACCGTCATCGTGGACGGCATTCCCGCTGGCACCACCACCGCGGATGCCGGCGGCAACTGGAGCTTCACGCCTGCTGCACCTCTGCTGGATGGCTCTCATACGGTGAGGGCCACGGCCACCGACTCCGTGGGCAATACCGGTCCCCAGTCCAACACCAACACCTTCATCGTGGACACCACGGCCCCGGCGGCCCCAGTCGTCACCACCCCGGCCAATGGGTCCACCACTCAGGACACCACCCCCACCTACTCGGGTACCGCTGAGGCCAACTCCACCGTCACCGTCATCGTCGATGGCTCTCCGGTAGGCACCACCACTGCCAACGCCAGCGGCGCCTGGAGCTTCACGCCTACCGCGCCTCTGCTGGACGGCCCTCACACGGTGAGGGCCACCGCCACCGACTCGGTCGGTAACGTCAGCGCCTCGTCCAACACCAACACCTTCATCGTGGATACCACCGCCCCGGCGGCCCCCGTGGTCATCACCCCGGCCAACGGTTCCACCACTCAGGACACCACCCCCACCTACTCGGGTACCGCTGAGGCCAACTCCACCGTCACCGTCATCGTCGATGGCACTGCGGTGGGCACCACCACCGCCAACGCCAGCGGGGCCTGGAGCTTCACGCCTACCGCGCCTCTGACGGATGGCTCTCACACCGTGAGCGCCACCGCCACCGACTCCGTGGGCAACGTCAGCGCCTCGTCCAACACCAACACCTTCATCGTGGACACCACCGCGCCTGCGGCCCCGGTCGTCACCACCCCGGCCAATGGGTCCACCACCGGCGACAACACGCCCACCTACTCGGGCACTGCCGAGGCCAACTCCACCGTCACCGTCATCGTCGATGGCTCTCCGGTAGGCACCACCACCGCCAACGCCAGCGGGGCCTGGAGCTTCACGCCCACCACGCCCTTGGCCGATGGGACTCACACGGTGAGGGCCACGGCCACCGACTCCGTGGGCAATACCGGTCCTCAGTCCAACACCAACACCTTCATCGTGGACACCACGGCCCCGGCGGCCCCAGTCGTCACCACCCCGGCCAATGGGTCCACCACCGGCGACAACACGCCTACCTACTCGGGCACTGCCGAAGCCAACTCCACCGTCACCGTCATCGTGGACGGCATTCCCGCTGGCACCACCACCGCCAACGCCAGTGGTGCCTGGAGCTTCACCCCCACCGCGCCTCTGCTGGACGGCTCTCACACCGTGAGCGCCACCGCCACCGACGCTGTGGGCAACGTCAGCGCCCCGTCCAACACCAACACCTTCATCGTGGACACCACGGCCCCGGCGGCCCCGGTCGTCACCACCCCGGCCAATGGGTCCACCACCGGCGACAACACGCCCACCTACTCGGGCACTGCCGAGGCCAACTCCACCGTCACCGTCATCGTCGATGGCTCTCCGGTAGGCACCACCACCGCCAACGCCAGCGGGGCCTGGAGCTTCACGCCCACCACGCCCTTGGCCGATGGGACTCACACGGTGAGGGCCACGGCCACCGACTCCGTGGGCAATACCGGTCCTCAGTCCAACACCAACACCTTCATCGTGGACACCACGGCCCCGGCGGCCCCAGTCGTCACCACCCCGGCCAATGGGTCCACCACCGGCGACAACACGCCTACCTACTCGGGCACTGCCGAGGCCAACTCCACCGTCACCGTCATCGTGGACGGCATTCCCGCTGGCACCACCACCGCCAATGCCAGTGGCGCCTGGAGCTTCACCCCCACCGCGCCTCTGCTGGACGGCCCTCACACCGTGAAGGCCACGGCCACCGATGCGGCGGGCAACACGAGCCCTGAGTCCAACACCAACACCTTCATCGTCGATACCGCGGCTCCCGCCGCTCCGGCCGTCACGGCTCCCGCCAATGGCGCCATCCTCACGGACACCACGCCTACCTACTCGGGCACCGCCGAGGCGGGCTCCACCGTCACCGTCATCGTCGATGGCAGCCCCGTGGGCACCGTCACCGCCGATGCCAGCGGCAATTGGAGCCTCACGCCTACCGCGCCGCTACTGGACGGCTCGCACACGGTGAGGGCCACGGCCACTGACTCCGTGGGCAACGTCAGCCCTCCCTCCAACACCAACACCTTCATCGTCGACACCACCGCGCCTGCGGCCCCGGTGGTCATCGCTCCGTCGAACGGTGCCACCCTGAGCGACAGCACGCCCACCTACTCGGGTACCGCCGAGGCAGGCGCCACCGTCACCGTCATCGTGGATGGCACCCCCGCCGGAACGGTCACCGCCAACGCCAGCGGCGCCTGGAGCTTCACCCCCACCGTGCCCCTGGCGGACGGCGCTCACACCGTGAAGGCCACCGCCACCGATGCGGCGGGCAACCTCAGCCCTGAGTCCAACACCAACACCTTCACCATCGACACCACCGCCGCGGCGGCCCCCGTCATCGTCACCCCCGCCAACGGTGCTGTTCTCGGTGACAACACGCCCACCTACTCGGGCACCGCGGATGCGAACACCACCGTCACCGTCATTGTCGATGGCGTTCCCATTGGCACGGCTCCGGCGGATGCCAGCGGCAACTGGAGCTTCACCCCCACCGCGCCCTTGCTGGATGGCTCGCACACGGTGAAGGCCACCGCCACGGACTCCGTGGGCAACGTCAGCCCTGAGTCCAACACCCATCTGTTCCTCATCGACACCCTCGCGCCCGCCGCTCCCGTGGTCATCACCCCCGCGGATGGCGCCACCCTGAGCGACAGCACGCCCACCTACTCGGGTACCGCCGAGGCCGGCGCCACCGTCACCGTCATCGTGGACGGCACCCCCGCTGGGACGGCCACCGCCAACACCAGCGGCGCCTGGAGCTTCACCCCCACCGTACCCCTGGCGGACGGCCCACACACCGTGAGGGCCACGGCCTCCGATGCGGCGGGCAACGTCAGCCCTCCGTCCAACGTCAACACCTTCACCATCGACACCACGGCCCCGGCGGCCCCCGTCATCGTGGCCCCCGCCCAGGGCGCCGTCCTCATGGACACCACGCCCAGCTACTCGGGCACCGCGGATGCGGGCACCACCGTCACCGTCATCGTGGATGGCACTCCGGTGGGCACCACCACCGCCAACGCCAGCGGCACCTGGAGCCTGACGCCCACCACCGCCCTGGCCGATGGCTCGCACACGGTGAAGGCCACCGCCACGGACTCCGTGGGCAACGTCAGCCCTGAGTCCAACACCCACACCTTCATCGTGGACACCACCGCCCCCGCCGCTCCCGTGGTCATCACCCCCGCGGATGGCGCCGTCCTCAGCGACAACACGCCCACGTACTCGGGCACCGCCGAGGCGGGCGCCACCGTCACCGTCATCGTCGATGGCTCTCCGGTGGGCACCACCCAAGCGGACGCCAGCGGCAACTGGAGCTTCACGCCCACCGTGGGGCTCTCCGCGGACACCCACCAGGTGAAGGCCACCGCCACCGATGCGGCGGGCCAGACGGGCCCCGAGTCCAACACCCACACCTTCGTCGTCGACACCACCGTGCCGACGGCGCCGGTCGTGCTCACCCCCGCGCACCAGTCGGTGACGAGCGACACCACGCCTGCGTTCACGGGAACCGCCGACGCCAACATCACGGTGACGCTCTACCTGGGCAACGTCGAGCTGGGCACCACCACCGCGGACGCCAGTGGCAACTGGAGCTTCACGCCTTCCTCGCCCCTTCAGGAGGGCACCTACCAGGTGAGCGCCGTGGCCACCACCCTGGCCGGCAACGCGAGCCTGTCGTCCAACGTCAACACCTTCACCATCGACACCACCGCCCCCCAGGCCCCCGTGGTGACCACCCCCGCCGATGGCTCGGTGACGAACAACACCACGCCTGCCATCTCCGGAACCGCCGAGCCGCTCAGCACGGTGGAGGTGACCCTCAACGGAGCCGTGCTGGGCACCGCGGCGGCGGATGCCGCGGGCCAGTGGACGCTCACGCCCCCCACGCCGCTACAGGACGGCCCCTACCGTGTCACCGCGACCTCCTCGGACCTGGCCGGCAATGTCAGCGCCCCCTCCGGCCCGGTGAACTTCGTGGTCGACACGAGCGCCCCCGACACCTCCATCGTCTCGGGCCCCTCGGGCGACACCTTCGAGGCCGATGCCTCGTTCCGGTTCAACGCCACGGAAACGAACGTGACGTACGAGTGCAGCCTCGACAACGCCGCGTTCACGCCTTGCGAGGAGGCCCCCACCTTCCCGGGGCTTGCCGAGGGCAGCCACTCGCTCCAGGTGCGTGCCCGGGACAGCGCGGGCAACGTGGACCCGACGCCCGCCTCGGCTACCTGGAACGTCCTGACGCCTCCGAGCGACTGGGCGCTCCTGGGCAATGGATGCACCTCGACCAGCGGGGGACCGGGCCTGCTGGCGATGATGGGACTGGCGCTCTCGGCGCTGCTGACCCGGAAGCGCCGGCAGTAG